Proteins encoded within one genomic window of Bacillota bacterium:
- the gmk gene encoding guanylate kinase, translating to MESGLIVVISGPSGVGKGTLCHKISEHLPELEVSISATTRAPRRGEEEGKSYFFLTEREFKQKINEDFFLEWARLYDDYYGTPAAPVKDIVDQGKDILLELDVQGAMQVKKNIPGAVFIFIAPPSMKELQRRITGRGTEKPEHIRKRMEIALKELKMYRDYDYLVINNNLEEAVLNIKAVIMAEKCKVGRHAGIWLKQEE from the coding sequence ATGGAATCCGGCTTGATCGTGGTCATATCTGGCCCATCCGGGGTAGGCAAGGGGACCCTGTGCCACAAAATATCCGAGCACCTGCCTGAACTGGAAGTATCGATCTCGGCAACTACCAGGGCCCCGAGGCGGGGCGAGGAAGAAGGCAAGAGTTATTTTTTCTTGACCGAACGTGAATTCAAACAGAAGATAAACGAGGATTTTTTTCTCGAGTGGGCCAGACTGTACGATGATTACTATGGAACGCCTGCAGCCCCTGTCAAGGACATCGTTGACCAGGGAAAGGACATACTCCTGGAACTTGATGTTCAGGGAGCCATGCAGGTAAAAAAAAATATTCCCGGCGCGGTTTTCATTTTCATTGCACCACCCTCCATGAAAGAATTGCAAAGAAGGATAACCGGAAGGGGTACCGAAAAACCGGAACATATCAGAAAAAGAATGGAAATTGCCCTGAAAGAATTAAAAATGTACAGGGATTATGATTATCTGGTTATCAACAACAATCTGGAAGAGGCAGTGCTCAATATAAAGGCCGTTATCATGGCTGAAAAATGTAAAGTTGGCAGGCATGCCGGAATCTGGTTGAAACAGGAGGAATGA
- the pyrR gene encoding bifunctional pyr operon transcriptional regulator/uracil phosphoribosyltransferase PyrR, whose amino-acid sequence MRIKRKILDEEGIRRALTRIAYEIIEKNTGGSDLVLLGIQRRGGPLAERISQIIAGIEGIELPAAELDISSYRDDRETLIWSPGEEKILTFKVKNRRVVLVDDVLYTGRSVRAAMDAVIYSGGRPLQIQLAVLIDRGHRELPIRADYVGKNVPTNRREVIEVKIREIDGVDEVLICEP is encoded by the coding sequence ATGAGAATAAAACGGAAAATACTGGACGAAGAAGGTATCCGACGTGCCCTTACGCGGATCGCCTATGAAATTATCGAGAAAAATACCGGTGGGAGCGACCTGGTCCTGCTGGGAATTCAGAGACGTGGCGGCCCGTTGGCCGAACGTATTTCACAGATCATTGCCGGGATCGAAGGCATCGAACTGCCCGCGGCCGAACTGGACATCTCGTCGTACAGGGACGACCGGGAAACATTGATCTGGAGCCCGGGAGAAGAAAAGATATTGACCTTCAAGGTGAAAAACAGGCGGGTGGTTCTTGTCGATGATGTTCTTTATACCGGCCGGTCGGTAAGGGCGGCCATGGATGCAGTGATCTATTCCGGGGGGCGCCCCCTGCAGATTCAGCTGGCCGTGCTCATTGACAGGGGGCATCGGGAACTTCCGATCAGGGCCGATTACGTGGGCAAAAATGTTCCTACCAACCGTCGGGAAGTTATAGAAGTCAAAATCCGGGAGATCGACGGTGTTGATGAAGTTCTCATCTGTGAACCTTGA
- a CDS encoding YicC family protein produces MVCSMTGYGYDSGSKSGLGLSVELRTLNHRYLDIFFRLPREMMAWEDRFRTQIKKKISRGRVEVNIVVDGVPDDVYDIKVNEPLLIAYHEAFGDIRAYLSLKGEARLEHFIQLPDLLVVQNRLGEDEKISLLAESVLEGALEKLIARRKKEGKNLKEDLLERCSNLEKLFQTARERAPAVMEQYRKNLQQKLKNLEGGYFEEGRLLTECAIFAERSDVNEEIVRLESHLQAFVETLKVHGPIGRKLDFILQEMFREINTIGSKSSDIGMAEIVVEVKTELEKMREQAQNIE; encoded by the coding sequence TTGGTATGTAGCATGACCGGTTACGGGTATGATTCCGGGTCAAAGTCTGGCCTGGGGTTGAGTGTGGAGTTACGAACCCTCAATCATCGATATCTCGATATATTTTTCCGCCTGCCCAGGGAAATGATGGCCTGGGAAGACAGGTTCCGTACACAGATAAAAAAGAAGATCAGCCGCGGACGGGTTGAAGTCAACATCGTGGTTGATGGCGTCCCCGACGATGTGTATGATATAAAGGTGAATGAACCACTGCTCATTGCTTATCACGAAGCCTTTGGGGATATACGAGCCTATCTTTCCCTGAAAGGGGAGGCCCGGCTGGAACATTTCATCCAGTTGCCCGATCTTCTGGTTGTTCAGAATCGCCTGGGGGAAGATGAAAAAATTTCCTTGCTGGCTGAAAGTGTTCTGGAGGGAGCGCTTGAAAAACTGATTGCCCGGAGGAAAAAAGAGGGGAAAAACCTGAAGGAAGACTTGCTTGAAAGGTGCTCGAACCTGGAGAAACTTTTTCAGACCGCCCGGGAGAGGGCACCAGCGGTCATGGAACAATACCGCAAAAATCTGCAGCAGAAACTTAAAAATCTGGAAGGAGGTTACTTTGAAGAGGGCCGCCTGCTCACCGAATGTGCAATTTTCGCCGAACGCAGTGACGTTAACGAGGAGATTGTTCGTCTGGAAAGCCACCTGCAGGCATTCGTGGAAACGTTGAAAGTGCATGGCCCCATCGGGCGCAAACTTGATTTTATCTTGCAGGAAATGTTCCGTGAAATAAATACAATAGGCTCGAAAAGCAGCGATATCGGGATGGCCGAAATTGTTGTTGAAGTCAAAACCGAACTGGAAAAAATGCGGGAACAGGCGCAAAATATCGAATAG
- a CDS encoding DUF370 domain-containing protein, whose amino-acid sequence MGSIKLINIGFGNIVSAARIIAIVSPESAPIKRVINEARDRGVLIDATYGRRTRAVIIADSGHVILSAVQPETVKHRLQAKDSSSDEDN is encoded by the coding sequence TTGGGTTCAATCAAACTGATCAACATCGGATTTGGAAATATTGTTTCAGCAGCGAGGATAATTGCCATTGTCAGTCCGGAATCTGCCCCGATAAAAAGAGTAATAAACGAAGCCCGGGACAGGGGCGTACTTATAGATGCCACCTATGGCCGCCGAACCAGGGCTGTTATCATTGCTGACAGCGGGCATGTTATTCTTTCCGCTGTCCAGCCGGAGACGGTGAAACATCGCTTGCAAGCCAAAGATTCGTCTTCCGATGAAGATAATTGA
- a CDS encoding RluA family pseudouridine synthase has protein sequence MKRIIILDVANSGERLDHFLTRSMEGVTRAEVQKLIRDGMVTIEDAKPRKSYPVQAGERIKVKMGAVKDPGVYPEPLRIELLYEDENLAVVNKPKGMVVHPAPGHAGGTLVNALLYRYDRLSSVGGAFRPGIVHRLDKDTSGLLMIAKNDEVHRNLARQFKARTVRRVYLAAVWGKVAPGQMIISAPLGRDPRNRKKIAVQEGGREAISHVYPLCNFHDSSLIRVELKTGRTHQIRAHMSHLGYPLVGDPLYGGKNKKLDLIGWKGQALHARLLELVHPRTGEKIKFVAPLPPEFKRLLSFLRDESQL, from the coding sequence ATGAAAAGAATTATCATACTGGATGTTGCCAACTCCGGGGAGCGCCTTGACCATTTCCTGACCCGGAGCATGGAGGGTGTTACGAGGGCCGAAGTACAGAAGTTGATAAGAGATGGCATGGTCACCATTGAAGATGCCAAGCCCAGGAAGAGCTACCCTGTCCAGGCCGGAGAACGGATCAAGGTGAAGATGGGGGCGGTCAAGGATCCGGGGGTATACCCCGAGCCCTTGCGGATTGAACTGCTGTACGAAGATGAGAACCTGGCCGTGGTGAACAAACCCAAAGGAATGGTTGTTCATCCTGCGCCCGGCCATGCCGGCGGTACACTGGTCAATGCCCTGCTCTACAGGTATGACAGGCTCTCGAGCGTGGGGGGGGCATTCCGCCCCGGGATCGTACACCGTCTGGACAAGGATACATCAGGTCTTCTGATGATTGCCAAAAATGACGAGGTGCATCGGAATCTGGCAAGGCAATTCAAGGCAAGAACGGTCAGAAGGGTATATCTGGCTGCAGTCTGGGGCAAAGTTGCCCCCGGGCAGATGATAATTTCAGCCCCGCTGGGACGTGATCCTCGCAATCGGAAAAAGATTGCCGTGCAGGAAGGGGGGCGGGAGGCGATCAGCCATGTATACCCACTATGCAATTTCCATGATTCCTCGCTGATCAGGGTCGAATTGAAAACGGGAAGGACACATCAGATAAGAGCCCATATGTCACATCTGGGATACCCCCTCGTTGGAGATCCCCTTTACGGGGGGAAAAACAAAAAACTGGATCTTATCGGGTGGAAAGGGCAGGCCCTGCATGCAAGATTGCTGGAGCTGGTTCATCCCCGCACGGGGGAGAAGATAAAATTTGTTGCCCCCTTGCCGCCTGAATTCAAAAGATTGTTGAGTTTTTTGCGCGACGAGAGCCAGCTTTAA
- a CDS encoding fibronectin/fibrinogen-binding protein: MIDAIFFSAVASELRDILVGEIVRKIYQPFPYEIMLSFNRSSSYGFLLLSCTPSSPRFHLTVQKYTSPPVPPPFCMLLRKYLEGAKLARIKQQAWERVAEIYFERRSDRYRLIVEIMGRRSNIILVGDDHKIKGALRIMPPKIGNRRIIMPGADYLPPPVPEKILLTDLDREAFMEKASSIMGEGLPWKQALLDSFHGISPLWAEEIEYAARAEIEAGDTAGTLNRMWEALQVIMERYNRKDFQPVVIKPDGGRTFFAAFKPDIYQSCPHRQYDNANQLLADHYARRQVAEQRDQLYKQLRQVTERELKKTRQKEKRQREDLLRARKAEQYRLYGELILAHLHRIEKRCSAVELPNIYDTGPEPERIHIALDPRYSAVENAQQFFKNYRKLSKSKSIIRERLSRTDAEKKYLENVLFSLEKADIPLLKEIKEELIQNRYIGKQSPSPAKERPVKTGPLSFLSSSGLQIFVGQSNFQNEKLAFENSSRDDVWLHVRDLPGAHVVIKDSPFPPGKQTLLEAAALAAFFSKGSRLPAVTVDYTRIKNLKRAPGKRPGMAIYNNFKSISVSPDHPALQRFKIWKEEE; this comes from the coding sequence ATGATTGATGCTATCTTCTTCTCTGCCGTGGCAAGTGAGTTACGGGATATACTCGTCGGTGAAATCGTGAGAAAGATTTACCAGCCTTTTCCGTACGAAATAATGCTATCTTTCAACCGTTCTTCGAGTTACGGTTTTCTGTTGCTGTCATGTACCCCCTCGTCCCCACGTTTCCATCTTACGGTTCAAAAATACACCTCGCCTCCCGTTCCCCCACCGTTTTGCATGCTTCTGCGCAAGTACCTGGAAGGGGCAAAACTGGCAAGGATCAAACAACAGGCATGGGAAAGGGTGGCGGAGATATATTTTGAAAGAAGGTCGGATCGTTACCGGTTGATCGTGGAGATCATGGGGCGCCGTAGCAACATCATCCTTGTCGGTGATGATCATAAAATCAAGGGAGCGCTGAGAATCATGCCCCCGAAAATCGGTAACCGCCGCATCATCATGCCGGGAGCGGATTACCTGCCCCCTCCCGTCCCCGAAAAAATCTTGTTGACAGATCTGGACCGGGAGGCCTTCATGGAAAAAGCCTCCTCCATTATGGGGGAAGGCCTGCCCTGGAAGCAAGCCCTCCTCGACTCTTTCCATGGAATAAGCCCCCTCTGGGCCGAAGAAATTGAATATGCTGCCCGGGCAGAAATTGAAGCAGGCGATACAGCCGGAACATTGAACAGGATGTGGGAAGCTTTGCAGGTGATCATGGAAAGGTACAACCGTAAAGATTTCCAGCCGGTTGTCATCAAACCGGATGGGGGACGGACTTTCTTTGCCGCTTTCAAACCAGATATTTACCAATCATGCCCCCACAGGCAGTATGACAATGCCAACCAACTCCTGGCCGATCATTATGCCCGGAGGCAGGTTGCCGAACAGAGAGACCAATTGTACAAACAGTTGCGGCAGGTCACGGAGAGGGAACTGAAAAAAACCAGGCAGAAGGAAAAAAGGCAGAGGGAAGATCTTTTACGGGCCAGGAAAGCGGAACAATACCGACTTTATGGCGAATTGATCCTGGCCCATCTCCACAGGATTGAAAAAAGATGTTCTGCGGTAGAATTGCCGAATATCTACGACACCGGCCCGGAACCGGAACGGATCCACATAGCGCTTGATCCCCGCTATTCGGCCGTGGAGAACGCTCAGCAATTCTTCAAAAATTACCGCAAGCTATCGAAAAGCAAATCGATCATCAGGGAGCGCCTGTCCAGAACGGATGCCGAGAAAAAATACCTGGAAAATGTGCTCTTCTCTCTTGAAAAAGCCGACATTCCACTTTTGAAAGAAATCAAGGAGGAGTTGATTCAAAACCGCTATATCGGGAAACAATCCCCTTCCCCTGCAAAAGAACGGCCCGTGAAAACTGGCCCGCTTTCTTTTTTATCATCATCCGGCTTGCAAATTTTTGTGGGGCAGAGCAACTTTCAGAATGAGAAACTTGCTTTCGAAAATTCTTCCCGTGATGACGTCTGGCTCCATGTCCGGGATCTCCCTGGCGCCCATGTGGTGATAAAGGATTCCCCTTTTCCACCCGGCAAACAAACCCTGCTGGAGGCAGCGGCACTGGCTGCTTTTTTCAGCAAAGGGAGCAGGCTTCCAGCTGTTACCGTTGATTATACCAGAATAAAAAATTTGAAACGCGCCCCGGGAAAAAGACCGGGGATGGCCATATACAACAATTTCAAGAGCATTTCCGTCTCGCCGGACCATCCGGCCTTGCAGCGCTTCAAGATCTGGAAAGAAGAGGAATGA
- a CDS encoding cation-translocating P-type ATPase, giving the protein MIIPEAGGDESMQQWPLMSATQVCEQLRVNPEKGLHGHEISARRNEWGRNLLIKGRSPSLLGLFISQCGDFLVLVLLAATLISGLLGEYADALAIIIIVLLNAILGTVQEYRAERSLKALRDLAAPHASVLRDGSMQVISAEEIVPGDILAFEAGDRVCADIRLLNTQSLVMNEASLTGESVPVNKSVRPLGSIPPSLGDVNNMIFSGTLVAGGRGRGVVVATGMNTQLGEIAHLIEHAGKELTPLQKRLGSLGRILVMICLCICSVVVLLGVLRGEPIYGMFMAGVSLAVAAIPEGLPAIVTVSLALGVQRMARRKAIVRRLPAVETLGSATVICSDKTGTLTQNCMVLREIYTRGTGYIREEGGPWKKGGEPVIAAGEAPLAMALKIGLLCSNVFLQKEGEVGGWGGDPTEMALVEAAGFAGIRSVSRRLLEIPFTAERKMMTVVVKDRGLKAMVKGAPEVILQRCAFIMDGKKIRSFAAGEKERILVRVEKMASTALRTLAVACRDLTEPELNDRERIEKNLVWVGLLGLEDPPRAEVFSAIRTCHKAGIKVVMVTGDHRSTAEAIGRRLNILKDGLVLSGEELDQLSEQALYRIIEQVEIFTRVNPAHKLRVVRALKKRGHVVAMTGDGVNDAPAVKEADIGVAMGITGTEVTREAASLVLEDDNFASIVAAVEEGRNIHANVRKFIRFLLGCNTGEILTMFIAILIGLPLPLRPLQILWINLITDGFPALALGVEPPDEEIMQSPPQRSERGIFSGALWGWIVLRGIVIAISAVTVFVIVLNRSNNLLQAQTATLVTLILTQLIIVFECRTEKVPFWTAGTKPNYYLYAAVLCSLALLYPVIHIPAIRNIFQTLPLAPESWALIALVSLLPYPVMWLGSKLRSGRN; this is encoded by the coding sequence ATGATAATTCCTGAAGCAGGGGGGGACGAGAGCATGCAACAGTGGCCGCTTATGAGCGCCACGCAGGTATGCGAGCAACTCCGGGTCAATCCGGAAAAGGGGCTCCACGGGCACGAGATCTCTGCCAGAAGAAACGAATGGGGCAGAAACTTGTTGATAAAAGGCCGTTCCCCTTCCCTGCTGGGTTTGTTCATATCCCAGTGTGGTGACTTCCTGGTGCTTGTTCTTCTGGCTGCAACGTTGATTTCAGGATTGCTGGGGGAGTACGCCGATGCCCTGGCGATCATCATCATCGTGCTTCTGAATGCCATTCTGGGGACGGTGCAGGAGTACAGGGCGGAACGTTCCCTGAAAGCTTTGCGTGACCTTGCTGCCCCACATGCCAGTGTTCTGCGGGATGGATCAATGCAGGTGATCAGTGCCGAGGAGATCGTACCCGGGGATATCCTGGCCTTTGAAGCAGGTGACCGGGTCTGTGCCGACATCCGCCTTCTGAACACTCAATCGCTGGTCATGAACGAGGCTTCGCTGACGGGTGAATCGGTGCCTGTAAACAAATCTGTGCGGCCACTCGGGAGCATACCTCCCTCACTCGGGGATGTCAACAACATGATTTTCAGTGGAACCCTGGTAGCGGGTGGCCGTGGCCGGGGTGTGGTTGTGGCCACGGGCATGAACACCCAACTGGGGGAGATCGCTCATCTGATTGAACATGCCGGGAAAGAATTGACCCCCCTGCAAAAACGATTGGGCAGCCTGGGGCGTATCCTGGTAATGATCTGCCTGTGCATCTGCAGCGTGGTGGTTCTTCTGGGTGTCCTGAGAGGGGAACCGATCTATGGCATGTTCATGGCCGGTGTCAGCCTGGCGGTGGCTGCCATCCCGGAAGGATTGCCGGCAATTGTGACCGTTTCCCTAGCTCTGGGGGTTCAGCGTATGGCTCGCCGGAAAGCGATAGTGAGGCGATTGCCGGCGGTTGAAACACTCGGCTCGGCCACGGTGATCTGTTCCGACAAAACCGGTACGCTGACACAAAATTGTATGGTCCTCAGGGAAATCTACACCCGGGGAACAGGATACATCAGGGAGGAAGGGGGGCCCTGGAAGAAGGGGGGCGAACCTGTAATTGCGGCGGGGGAAGCACCCCTGGCCATGGCCTTGAAGATAGGTCTGTTATGTAGCAATGTGTTTCTGCAGAAAGAAGGGGAGGTCGGTGGATGGGGGGGGGATCCCACCGAAATGGCTCTGGTGGAGGCGGCAGGTTTTGCAGGAATAAGGTCGGTATCCAGGCGCTTGCTGGAGATTCCTTTTACTGCCGAACGCAAGATGATGACGGTGGTCGTGAAGGATCGGGGCTTGAAGGCCATGGTCAAAGGGGCGCCGGAGGTCATCCTGCAGCGCTGTGCCTTCATCATGGATGGCAAAAAAATCAGATCGTTTGCCGCCGGGGAAAAGGAGAGAATACTGGTCAGGGTGGAAAAGATGGCCAGTACCGCACTGAGGACCCTGGCGGTTGCTTGCCGGGACTTGACCGAACCGGAACTGAACGACAGGGAAAGGATCGAGAAGAATCTGGTGTGGGTAGGATTGTTGGGGCTGGAAGATCCTCCCCGTGCTGAGGTATTCTCGGCCATAAGAACTTGCCACAAGGCGGGGATAAAGGTGGTCATGGTCACGGGGGATCACCGCTCCACGGCGGAAGCGATAGGCCGACGGCTGAACATTTTGAAAGATGGGCTGGTTCTAAGCGGCGAGGAACTGGATCAACTCAGCGAGCAAGCTCTTTACAGGATAATAGAACAGGTTGAGATATTTACCAGGGTGAATCCTGCCCACAAATTACGTGTGGTCCGGGCCTTGAAAAAAAGGGGGCATGTCGTGGCCATGACCGGGGATGGGGTCAACGATGCCCCGGCGGTGAAAGAAGCTGATATAGGCGTGGCCATGGGCATCACCGGTACGGAGGTCACCAGGGAGGCAGCCTCGCTGGTTCTCGAGGATGACAATTTTGCATCAATCGTGGCCGCGGTGGAAGAAGGCCGCAACATCCATGCCAATGTCAGGAAGTTCATCCGTTTCCTTCTGGGTTGCAATACCGGCGAAATACTGACCATGTTCATCGCTATCCTCATTGGTTTGCCGTTGCCCCTTCGTCCACTTCAGATTCTGTGGATCAACCTGATCACGGATGGTTTTCCCGCTCTGGCTCTGGGCGTGGAACCGCCCGATGAAGAAATAATGCAATCTCCTCCGCAAAGAAGTGAAAGGGGGATTTTCAGCGGTGCACTGTGGGGATGGATTGTGCTCAGGGGGATCGTCATTGCTATCTCCGCGGTGACTGTATTCGTGATTGTTCTGAACAGAAGCAACAACCTGCTGCAGGCGCAGACAGCGACCCTGGTTACACTTATCCTGACGCAACTTATCATCGTCTTTGAATGCCGCACAGAAAAAGTGCCCTTCTGGACGGCCGGGACGAAGCCGAATTACTATCTGTATGCAGCGGTTCTCTGCTCTCTTGCTCTTCTGTACCCGGTGATCCATATTCCGGCAATACGGAACATTTTCCAGACCCTTCCCCTCGCGCCGGAGTCATGGGCATTGATAGCTCTGGTTTCGCTCCTTCCCTATCCGGTGATGTGGCTGGGAAGCAAATTGAGGTCCGGGAGAAATTGA